Proteins found in one Amycolatopsis umgeniensis genomic segment:
- a CDS encoding penicillin acylase family protein: MLLWKRIAAVGAAMSLLAAGTATAAQPPDGVSRADATIRYTEYGIPHIVANDYVNLGFGQGYAAAKDNLCAIADVAVTTRAERSRWLGPDAPPTSGVSQASTNLASDLYFQGLNESGAVERMLAEPAPRGPYREVRELIRGYVEGVNKYLRTGKNTDPACRGAGWLKPITELDVYRHSHAIGMIFGQGGVADSITASLPGAPPAGTGREQMTGETGIGSNAIAIGSAASANGRGVSLANPHLPWQLGGTRLWQSQLTLPGKLDVSGAGVVGIPLMWLGHNETAAWSGTATDTTRTYTLFELKLVPGSPTTYLVDGKPERMRRSDVSVLSRKADGTLERVVRPQWTTRYGPVTTRLGQRELPWTASSAFAIADANAGNLGMTNSMFEIARGRTAGEMIDAVRRTQGLPWMNILATDDRGRVEYSQIHGVPHVTDAKAARCNTSLGKELFEADGVAVLDGSRTACAWGRDGDALRPGVFGPASLPNLTRDDYLANSNDSYWLFNPTAPKTGFPRIVGPVRYEQNMRTRGGFIEIADQLEKGGFTGQAMRDLMFSHRDHAAELVRADVVGMCATMPGMDAACAALAGWDGRSDTGSRGALLFDRFWSLVDRMGPGIWKVPFDVKDPVRTPNTLDTGNTAIRKALTDAVAELTAAKIPLDAPYGDNHYVERNGKKIPLGGGTAGRGVYNSLGGPWDPARGYTEIVHGGTYLHVVAFNGTGCPDTTTLLTYSQSANPESAHHSDQTELYSRKHWVTERYCEKDILASPSLEVVRVSRR; the protein is encoded by the coding sequence ATGCTGCTCTGGAAACGGATCGCGGCCGTCGGCGCCGCGATGAGCCTCCTCGCGGCGGGGACCGCGACGGCGGCGCAACCGCCGGATGGCGTATCCCGGGCGGATGCCACCATCCGCTACACCGAGTACGGCATCCCGCACATCGTCGCGAACGACTACGTGAACCTGGGCTTCGGTCAGGGGTACGCCGCGGCCAAGGACAATCTCTGCGCGATCGCGGACGTCGCGGTCACGACGCGGGCCGAGCGGTCCCGCTGGCTCGGCCCGGACGCGCCGCCGACGAGCGGGGTGAGCCAGGCGAGCACGAACCTCGCCAGTGACCTGTACTTCCAAGGCCTGAACGAAAGCGGCGCCGTCGAGCGGATGCTGGCCGAGCCGGCGCCGCGCGGGCCGTACCGCGAGGTCCGCGAACTGATCCGCGGTTACGTCGAGGGCGTCAACAAGTATCTGCGCACCGGGAAGAACACCGACCCGGCCTGCCGGGGCGCCGGCTGGCTGAAGCCGATCACCGAACTCGACGTCTACCGGCACAGTCACGCGATCGGGATGATCTTCGGGCAGGGCGGGGTCGCGGACTCGATCACCGCGTCACTTCCGGGTGCCCCGCCCGCGGGCACGGGACGTGAGCAGATGACCGGGGAGACCGGTATCGGCAGCAACGCGATCGCGATCGGTTCGGCCGCTTCGGCGAACGGGCGCGGTGTCTCGCTGGCCAACCCGCATCTGCCGTGGCAGCTGGGCGGGACCAGGCTGTGGCAGTCGCAGCTGACCCTGCCGGGCAAACTCGACGTCAGCGGCGCCGGTGTCGTCGGTATCCCGCTGATGTGGCTGGGGCACAACGAAACCGCGGCTTGGAGCGGCACGGCCACCGACACGACACGCACGTACACGCTGTTCGAGCTGAAGCTCGTCCCCGGCTCGCCGACGACGTACCTGGTCGACGGGAAACCCGAGCGGATGCGGCGCTCCGACGTGAGTGTCCTGTCCCGCAAGGCGGACGGCACCCTGGAGCGCGTCGTGCGCCCACAATGGACGACCAGATACGGTCCGGTGACGACCAGGCTCGGCCAACGGGAACTGCCGTGGACGGCGTCGAGCGCCTTCGCGATCGCGGACGCCAACGCCGGGAACCTCGGGATGACGAACTCGATGTTCGAGATCGCCCGCGGCCGGACGGCGGGGGAAATGATCGACGCGGTGCGCAGAACACAGGGGTTGCCGTGGATGAACATCCTCGCCACCGACGATCGCGGCCGGGTGGAGTACAGCCAGATCCACGGGGTCCCGCACGTCACCGACGCGAAGGCCGCGCGGTGCAACACTTCACTGGGCAAGGAGCTGTTCGAGGCCGACGGTGTCGCGGTACTCGACGGCTCCAGGACGGCCTGCGCTTGGGGCCGTGACGGCGACGCGCTGCGGCCCGGCGTCTTCGGACCGGCCAGCCTGCCGAACCTGACCCGGGACGACTACCTGGCGAACTCGAACGACAGCTACTGGCTGTTCAACCCCACCGCGCCGAAAACCGGCTTTCCCCGGATCGTGGGTCCGGTGCGTTACGAGCAGAACATGCGGACGCGGGGCGGCTTCATCGAGATCGCCGATCAACTGGAGAAGGGCGGGTTCACCGGGCAGGCCATGCGGGACTTGATGTTCTCGCATCGCGACCACGCGGCCGAACTCGTGCGAGCCGATGTCGTCGGGATGTGCGCCACGATGCCGGGAATGGACGCCGCGTGCGCCGCACTGGCGGGTTGGGACGGGCGTTCGGACACGGGCAGCCGGGGCGCGCTGCTGTTCGATCGCTTCTGGTCCCTTGTGGACCGAATGGGGCCCGGCATCTGGAAGGTGCCTTTCGATGTCAAGGATCCTGTCCGCACTCCGAACACCCTCGACACCGGGAACACGGCGATCCGCAAGGCACTCACGGACGCCGTCGCCGAGCTGACGGCGGCGAAGATCCCGCTCGACGCGCCCTACGGCGACAACCACTACGTCGAACGCAACGGCAAGAAGATCCCGCTCGGTGGCGGGACCGCCGGGCGCGGTGTCTACAACTCCTTGGGCGGGCCTTGGGATCCGGCTCGCGGATACACCGAGATCGTGCACGGCGGGACGTATCTGCACGTCGTGGCATTCAACGGTACCGGTTGCCCGGATACGACGACGCTGCTGACCTACTCGCAGTCCGCGAACCCGGAATCCGCGCACCACAGCGACCAGACGGAGCTGTACTCGCGCAAGCACTGGGTCACCGAAAGGTATTGCGAGAAGGACATCCTCGCTTCGCCGTCGCTCGAGGTGGTCCGGGTGAGCAGGCGATGA
- a CDS encoding ArsR/SmtB family transcription factor: MTGPPPPEEITDAAVLKAVMHPLRRRIMESLGREPATATKLAKELGESSGATSYHLRELAKYDFIDEAPELAHGKERWWRARQRDIRWPRHSEQSEEMRAVFDEAQRAAFNEDLEQMARFLERRDELGEWGDALVFSRGAVHVELEELKQFWEEYLELLRRYWRPEPGPDARKVYVRWTAFPDPDGE, translated from the coding sequence ATGACCGGCCCGCCACCGCCCGAGGAGATCACCGACGCCGCCGTGCTCAAGGCGGTGATGCACCCGTTGCGCAGGCGGATCATGGAGTCGCTGGGCAGGGAGCCCGCCACGGCGACGAAGCTGGCCAAGGAACTGGGGGAGAGTTCGGGCGCGACCAGCTATCACCTGCGAGAACTGGCGAAGTACGACTTCATCGACGAGGCACCGGAACTCGCGCACGGCAAGGAGCGCTGGTGGCGCGCGCGGCAACGGGACATCCGCTGGCCCCGGCACAGCGAGCAGAGCGAAGAGATGCGCGCGGTGTTCGACGAGGCGCAGCGCGCCGCGTTCAACGAGGACCTCGAGCAGATGGCGCGCTTCCTCGAACGCCGCGACGAGCTGGGCGAATGGGGTGACGCGCTGGTGTTCTCGCGTGGCGCCGTGCACGTCGAACTCGAAGAGCTCAAGCAGTTCTGGGAGGAGTACCTGGAGCTGTTGCGCCGCTACTGGCGGCCGGAACCCGGCCCGGACGCGCGGAAGGTGTACGTGCGCTGGACGGCGTTCCCGGATCCGGACGGAGAGTAA
- a CDS encoding lytic transglycosylase domain-containing protein, producing MPKHRPRQTDRLSARHRTAFALAGGALAVLPAVTASAGPDTPIAAPKPAAPQNQAAAWQPPVGTVPEIAVDGSLPEPPNPDPLTVPGGTGNVGGSFAPSGALGIPASMMKAYKNAADILAKELPGCHIDWALIASIGRIESNHARGGYVDAKGNTLEPILGPQLNGAGPFAAISDTDGGKYDGDTVWDRAVGPTQFIPSTWKGYASDGNGDGESNPNNIYDATLGSGRYLCSGGVDLTSEQTQRVAVYRYNHSLSYVDTVIRWAVSYRGGVATFPDSQVPVGAPDSPDVAAGVPGGQVPVPTLPGTPPPGTTTPPPTPLPGTSFPPSSSTPPSSTSPSKPTSTPPSSTPPSSTPPSSTPPSSTPPPSSTSSAPPSSTPAGNTGETTPTSSASPTP from the coding sequence ATGCCGAAGCACCGCCCTCGACAGACGGACAGGCTGTCCGCCCGGCACCGGACGGCCTTCGCGCTCGCCGGTGGCGCGCTCGCCGTCCTGCCCGCGGTCACCGCCTCGGCGGGTCCCGACACGCCGATCGCCGCGCCGAAACCGGCCGCACCGCAGAACCAGGCCGCGGCCTGGCAACCGCCGGTGGGCACGGTCCCGGAGATCGCCGTCGACGGCAGCCTCCCCGAGCCGCCCAATCCGGACCCGCTGACGGTCCCCGGCGGCACCGGCAACGTCGGCGGCTCGTTCGCGCCGTCGGGCGCGCTCGGCATCCCGGCGAGCATGATGAAGGCGTACAAGAACGCGGCCGACATCCTCGCGAAGGAACTGCCCGGCTGTCACATCGACTGGGCGCTGATCGCGAGCATCGGCCGCATCGAGTCCAACCACGCACGCGGCGGCTATGTCGACGCCAAGGGCAACACACTCGAACCGATCCTCGGCCCGCAGCTCAACGGCGCCGGCCCGTTCGCCGCGATCTCCGACACCGACGGCGGCAAGTACGACGGCGACACGGTGTGGGACCGCGCCGTCGGCCCGACGCAGTTCATCCCGTCCACGTGGAAGGGCTACGCCTCCGACGGGAACGGCGACGGCGAGTCGAACCCGAACAACATCTACGACGCGACGCTGGGCTCGGGCCGCTACCTCTGCTCCGGCGGCGTCGACCTGACGTCCGAGCAGACCCAGCGCGTGGCGGTGTACCGCTACAACCACTCGCTGTCCTATGTGGACACCGTGATCCGGTGGGCGGTCTCCTACCGCGGCGGAGTCGCGACGTTCCCGGACAGCCAGGTCCCGGTCGGCGCCCCCGACTCCCCGGACGTCGCCGCCGGCGTGCCCGGTGGTCAGGTCCCGGTGCCCACCCTGCCAGGCACTCCCCCGCCCGGCACGACCACCCCGCCGCCGACCCCGTTGCCCGGCACGTCGTTCCCGCCGAGCAGCAGCACACCTCCGAGCAGCACTTCGCCCTCGAAGCCGACGAGCACCCCGCCGTCCTCGACCCCGCCCTCGTCGACACCGCCTTCGAGCACGCCCCCGTCATCGACGCCTCCGCCGTCCAGCACGTCTTCGGCGCCGCCGTCGTCGACACCGGCGGGCAACACCGGTGAGACGACCCCGACCAGCTCCGCTTCGCCCACCCCGTAA
- a CDS encoding pyridoxamine 5'-phosphate oxidase family protein, protein MSSFVMTAEEREAFLSEVHVGVLAVEREGRAPLAVPVWYDYEPGGELLIWMDGGSVKDKTIKKAGRLSLVAQSETLPYKYVTAEGPVIANAAPPTREQALKIARRYLPEAEATKYVDGALSDNSVLVRVRPEKWLSNDQGKA, encoded by the coding sequence ATGTCGTCTTTCGTCATGACCGCCGAAGAACGGGAAGCGTTCCTGAGCGAGGTCCACGTCGGGGTCTTGGCCGTGGAGCGGGAAGGACGGGCTCCGCTGGCCGTACCGGTCTGGTACGACTACGAGCCCGGCGGGGAACTCCTGATCTGGATGGACGGCGGTTCGGTCAAGGACAAGACGATCAAGAAGGCGGGCAGGCTCAGCCTGGTCGCGCAGTCGGAGACCTTGCCGTACAAGTACGTGACGGCCGAAGGGCCGGTCATCGCCAACGCCGCGCCGCCGACCCGGGAGCAGGCGCTGAAGATCGCGCGCCGCTATCTGCCGGAGGCGGAGGCCACGAAGTACGTCGACGGTGCCCTCAGCGACAATTCCGTGCTTGTCCGCGTCCGGCCGGAGAAGTGGCTGAGCAACGACCAAGGCAAGGCTTGA
- the gcl gene encoding glyoxylate carboligase, with translation MPRIPAMQAVVDVLISEGVDTAFGCPGAAILPLYHAMQGSGIEHLIVRHEEGATHMADGWARTTGNVGVAIGTSGPAGTNMITGLYTAQADSIPILCITGQADSRKLHTEAFQAVDIVEIAKPVTKWAVQVKEAAQLPWVFREAFRIARSGRPGPVLIDLPIDVQRQDIEWDSSIDSPLPVITATPSPARVERALDLLLAAERPLILAGGGVVLGGASDRLRTAAELLGVPVGVTLMGKGTFPEDHELFAGMAGIQTSQRWANAAFLEADLVLALGARFGDRHTGDLDVYRGSRKFIHVDIEPTQLGKVFGPDLGIVSDTGAFLDALIEAASRRSPARDRAWPRRIGELKESLPRREDFEDTPIKAPRVFKEINEFYGEDAYFVTAIGLYQIWSGQFQRAHKPRHYQVCGQAGPLGWEIPAAIGVKKAKPEAEVVGVVGDYSFQFLVEELAVAAQYDVGFVLIMLNNEYLGLIRQAETGYEMNFEVDIHYDKNGTDNVKVMEAYGCSGTRITEPGEIRASLEWARKEAERTSRPVLVEIMIEREGNAAMGKALDSVVEFEPIAG, from the coding sequence ATGCCCAGAATCCCCGCCATGCAGGCCGTCGTCGACGTCCTGATCAGTGAGGGCGTCGACACCGCGTTCGGCTGCCCCGGTGCCGCGATCCTCCCGCTGTACCACGCGATGCAGGGCAGCGGCATCGAGCACCTGATCGTGCGCCACGAAGAAGGCGCGACCCATATGGCCGACGGGTGGGCCAGGACCACCGGCAACGTCGGCGTCGCGATCGGCACCTCCGGGCCCGCCGGGACGAACATGATCACCGGCCTCTACACCGCGCAGGCCGACTCGATCCCGATCCTGTGCATCACCGGGCAGGCCGACTCGCGGAAGCTGCACACCGAAGCGTTCCAGGCCGTCGACATCGTCGAGATCGCCAAGCCGGTGACGAAATGGGCGGTGCAGGTCAAGGAGGCGGCGCAGCTGCCCTGGGTGTTCCGGGAGGCGTTCCGGATCGCGCGGTCCGGCCGTCCGGGCCCGGTCCTGATCGACCTGCCGATCGACGTCCAGCGGCAGGACATCGAATGGGACTCCAGCATCGACTCGCCGCTGCCGGTCATCACGGCGACGCCGTCGCCCGCCAGGGTCGAGCGGGCGCTGGATCTGCTCTTGGCCGCCGAACGGCCGCTGATCCTCGCGGGCGGCGGCGTGGTGCTGGGCGGCGCGAGCGATCGGCTGCGGACAGCGGCCGAACTGCTCGGAGTCCCGGTCGGCGTGACGCTGATGGGCAAGGGGACCTTCCCCGAGGACCACGAACTGTTCGCGGGTATGGCCGGTATCCAGACGTCGCAGCGCTGGGCGAACGCGGCCTTCCTCGAAGCGGATCTGGTGCTGGCGCTCGGCGCGCGGTTCGGCGACCGGCACACCGGTGACCTCGACGTCTACCGCGGCAGCCGGAAGTTCATCCACGTCGACATCGAGCCGACACAGCTGGGCAAAGTGTTCGGGCCGGACCTCGGGATCGTGTCGGACACGGGCGCGTTCCTGGACGCCCTGATCGAGGCGGCGTCGCGGCGTTCTCCGGCACGAGACCGCGCTTGGCCGCGACGCATCGGCGAGTTGAAGGAGAGCCTGCCCCGGCGGGAGGACTTCGAGGACACGCCGATCAAGGCTCCCCGGGTGTTCAAGGAGATCAACGAGTTCTACGGCGAGGACGCCTACTTCGTCACCGCGATCGGGCTGTACCAGATCTGGTCCGGGCAGTTCCAGCGCGCGCACAAGCCACGCCACTACCAGGTGTGCGGCCAGGCTGGCCCGCTCGGCTGGGAGATCCCGGCGGCGATCGGTGTCAAGAAGGCGAAACCGGAGGCCGAAGTCGTCGGCGTCGTCGGGGACTACTCGTTCCAGTTCCTGGTGGAGGAACTGGCGGTGGCCGCGCAGTACGACGTCGGATTCGTGCTGATCATGCTCAACAACGAGTACCTCGGGCTCATCCGGCAGGCCGAGACCGGCTACGAGATGAACTTCGAGGTCGACATCCACTACGACAAGAACGGCACGGACAACGTGAAGGTGATGGAGGCCTACGGGTGTTCCGGCACCCGCATCACCGAGCCGGGCGAGATCCGGGCGTCGCTGGAGTGGGCGCGCAAGGAGGCCGAGCGGACGTCGCGGCCGGTGCTGGTGGAGATCATGATCGAACGCGAAGGGAACGCCGCGATGGGCAAGGCGCTCGACAGCGTCGTCGAGTTCGAGCCGATCGCGGGCTGA
- a CDS encoding NAD(P)-dependent oxidoreductase: MTKLGFIGLGIMGGPMAGHLVAAGHEVSGFDTNADALARLEEAGGRAANGITDAVAGAEVVITMLPNHPQVEAVVLAAGGVLESAKPGTLLIDMSTIRPETSIEVAERAGEREIRVLDAPVSGGQAGAEQASLSIMAGGDDDDFAAALPILEAVGKTIVHVGPHGAGQVVKAANQLVVGGTYGLIAEAIVLLEASGVDAGVGLDVLAGGLAGSRILELKRKSMVAREFAPGFRIDLHHKDMGIALAAARQADVALPITGLVAQLVAAGRAMGHGSLDHSALLKVVEALSGAESKE, translated from the coding sequence ATGACCAAGCTGGGATTCATCGGCCTGGGGATCATGGGCGGGCCGATGGCGGGACATCTCGTCGCCGCCGGCCACGAGGTGAGCGGATTCGACACGAACGCGGACGCGCTCGCCAGGCTGGAAGAGGCGGGCGGCAGGGCTGCGAACGGGATCACGGACGCCGTTGCCGGCGCGGAAGTCGTCATCACCATGCTGCCGAACCATCCGCAGGTCGAGGCCGTCGTGCTGGCGGCGGGCGGGGTGCTGGAATCGGCAAAACCGGGAACCCTGCTGATCGACATGAGCACGATCCGGCCGGAGACCTCCATCGAGGTGGCCGAGCGGGCGGGCGAACGGGAGATCCGCGTGCTGGACGCGCCCGTTTCGGGCGGTCAGGCGGGCGCCGAGCAGGCCTCACTGTCCATTATGGCCGGTGGTGACGACGACGATTTCGCCGCCGCGCTCCCGATCCTGGAGGCCGTCGGCAAGACGATCGTCCACGTGGGGCCGCACGGCGCCGGCCAGGTCGTCAAGGCCGCCAACCAGCTGGTCGTCGGCGGGACCTACGGACTGATCGCCGAGGCGATCGTGCTGCTCGAGGCGTCCGGTGTGGACGCCGGTGTCGGGCTGGACGTCCTCGCGGGCGGCCTGGCGGGCAGCCGGATCCTCGAGCTCAAGCGGAAGTCCATGGTGGCGCGGGAATTCGCGCCGGGTTTCCGGATCGATCTGCACCACAAGGACATGGGCATCGCGCTCGCCGCCGCAAGGCAGGCCGACGTCGCGTTGCCGATCACCGGGCTGGTCGCCCAGCTCGTCGCCGCCGGACGGGCGATGGGACACGGCTCGCTCGATCACTCCGCCCTGCTGAAGGTCGTCGAAGCGCTGTCCGGCGCGGAAAGCAAGGAGTGA
- a CDS encoding hydroxypyruvate isomerase family protein — MVDLAGSRHALPYVLNLSLVFTELPLLDRAEAARAAGFTAVEYWWPFEAPVPDAAEADAFVASVERAGVAVTGLNFFPGDMAGGDRGLVTWPGREDEFARGLASAIELGERLGCRRFNALYGNRIDGADPAGQDKLGLSNLALASDAAAGIGAEVVLEPLSGADKYPLKTADDVLKVLDELGRDNVKLLADLYHLAVNGDDLDTVTTVHTGRIGHVQIADSPGRHQPGTGTLDIEGYLEKLQTAGYRGQVGVEYKPDGPSADSLSWLPFERRGLA; from the coding sequence ATGGTTGATCTTGCCGGTTCGCGTCATGCCTTGCCCTACGTGCTGAACCTGTCACTGGTCTTCACCGAGTTGCCGTTGCTCGACCGTGCGGAGGCGGCGCGGGCGGCGGGTTTCACCGCGGTCGAGTACTGGTGGCCGTTCGAGGCGCCGGTACCGGACGCCGCCGAGGCCGACGCGTTCGTGGCGTCGGTCGAGCGCGCGGGTGTCGCGGTGACGGGGCTGAACTTCTTCCCCGGTGACATGGCCGGCGGCGACCGCGGCCTGGTCACCTGGCCCGGCCGCGAGGACGAGTTCGCCCGCGGCCTCGCCTCCGCGATCGAGCTCGGCGAGCGGCTCGGCTGCCGCCGGTTCAACGCGCTCTACGGAAACCGGATCGACGGCGCGGACCCGGCCGGGCAGGACAAGCTGGGCCTGTCGAATCTGGCGCTCGCGTCGGACGCGGCCGCGGGGATCGGCGCGGAGGTCGTCTTGGAGCCGTTGTCGGGGGCGGACAAGTACCCGCTCAAGACCGCGGACGACGTGCTGAAGGTGCTCGACGAACTCGGGCGGGACAACGTGAAGCTGCTGGCCGACCTGTACCACCTGGCGGTCAACGGTGACGACCTCGACACGGTCACGACCGTCCACACCGGACGGATCGGCCATGTGCAGATCGCCGATTCCCCAGGGCGCCACCAGCCGGGGACCGGAACGCTGGACATCGAGGGATACCTGGAAAAGCTGCAGACGGCGGGCTACCGCGGGCAGGTCGGCGTGGAGTACAAACCCGACGGGCCGAGCGCGGATTCGCTGTCGTGGCTGCCTTTCGAACGAAGGGGACTGGCATGA
- a CDS encoding 2Fe-2S iron-sulfur cluster-binding protein, producing MTIVEIGLPRRLIEFTVDGETVRVPEGSTILDACTAAGKNIPTLCYGDTLEPANACRVCMVEVEGTRTLVPSCSRKAEPGMVVRTETDRTRLSRKVVLELLGSATDLSTTPDVAGWMTECDAEPGRFGPPAAPSSDRDERRPGEHEIPDGMTAATVRQPVKVDNELYVRDYGKCIQCYKCVDACGEQWQNTFAITMAGRGFDARISTEFANPLPDSACVYCGNCVEVCPTGALSFKREHDKREDGTWDESRQTATTTVCTFCGVGCNLTLHVQDNEIVKVTSPHESSVTHGNLCIKGRFGWQHVQNR from the coding sequence GTGACCATTGTCGAAATAGGACTCCCGCGGCGGCTCATCGAGTTCACTGTGGACGGTGAGACGGTCCGGGTTCCCGAAGGCTCCACGATCCTCGATGCCTGTACCGCGGCGGGAAAGAACATCCCGACGTTGTGTTACGGCGACACACTCGAACCGGCGAACGCCTGCCGTGTCTGCATGGTGGAGGTCGAGGGAACGCGCACGCTCGTGCCGTCGTGCTCCCGCAAGGCGGAACCGGGAATGGTGGTGCGGACCGAGACCGACCGGACCCGGCTCAGCCGCAAGGTGGTGCTCGAACTCCTCGGCTCGGCCACGGATCTGTCGACCACCCCCGACGTCGCGGGCTGGATGACCGAGTGCGACGCGGAACCCGGACGCTTCGGCCCGCCGGCAGCGCCTTCGAGCGACCGTGACGAGCGTCGTCCAGGCGAGCACGAGATCCCGGACGGGATGACGGCGGCGACCGTACGCCAGCCGGTCAAGGTGGACAACGAACTCTACGTCCGCGACTACGGGAAATGCATCCAGTGCTACAAATGCGTCGACGCCTGCGGCGAGCAGTGGCAGAACACCTTCGCCATCACCATGGCTGGGCGGGGATTCGACGCGCGGATCTCGACGGAGTTCGCGAATCCTCTGCCGGACAGCGCGTGTGTCTACTGTGGAAACTGTGTCGAGGTCTGCCCGACAGGCGCGCTGAGCTTCAAACGCGAGCACGACAAGCGCGAGGACGGCACCTGGGACGAGTCCCGGCAAACCGCGACGACCACCGTGTGCACCTTCTGCGGGGTCGGCTGCAACCTCACCTTGCATGTCCAGGACAACGAGATCGTCAAGGTCACCTCGCCGCACGAGAGCTCGGTGACGCACGGGAACCTCTGCATCAAGGGCCGCTTCGGCTGGCAGCACGTCCAGAACCGCTGA
- a CDS encoding NAD(P)H-dependent oxidoreductase subunit E, with translation MDLRFLNAEPTDTEREAVDALGTGSARDQLLPALHAVNDRVGWISQGALNHICRRLNVPPAEAYGVASFYALFSLKERPPRVVHVCTDLACRVNGAEAVCDALTETAGAAGFTWHRSPCLGVCERAPAALAFEAGDPAEERLLAPATPEEIARGTFDREEAPISVPQQGEPGLRLLRRVGVVDPESLDAYRAAGGYAALRNALVLGSAGVIREVTDSGLMGRGGAAFPTGRKWDATARQPERTRYLVCNADESEPGTFKDRVLIEGDPFALVEAMTIAAFAIGAQKGYVYLRGEYPRALRLLRNAIDVARERGFLGENIMGRHGFSFDIEIRRGAGAYICGEETAIFNSIEGFRGEPRTKPPFPVEKGLFGKPTVVNNVETLVNVPLILTEGCEAYRRIGTERSAGPKLFCLSGNVRRPGVYEVPFGATLGELLELAGGVPEGRELRAVLLGGAAGGFVRPDELGLPLTMEDARAAGTTLGSGVVLALDDRADLGGFLLRIAAFFRDESCGQCVPCRIGTVRQEEALHRIVGGRKLSTGGDDLALLREVGQVMRDSSICGLGQTAWNAIESAIDRLGALEERT, from the coding sequence ATGGACCTGCGCTTCCTGAACGCCGAACCGACGGACACCGAACGGGAGGCCGTCGACGCGCTCGGGACCGGATCGGCCCGCGATCAGTTGCTCCCGGCCCTGCACGCGGTGAACGACCGGGTCGGCTGGATCAGCCAGGGAGCGCTGAACCACATTTGCCGACGGCTGAACGTCCCGCCGGCGGAGGCGTACGGGGTGGCCAGCTTCTACGCGCTGTTCTCGCTGAAGGAACGGCCGCCGCGGGTCGTCCACGTCTGCACGGACCTGGCCTGTCGGGTCAACGGCGCGGAGGCGGTGTGCGACGCGCTGACCGAGACCGCCGGCGCCGCGGGGTTCACCTGGCATCGCAGTCCTTGCCTGGGTGTCTGCGAACGCGCCCCCGCGGCGCTGGCTTTCGAAGCGGGCGACCCCGCCGAGGAACGCTTGCTCGCTCCGGCGACCCCAGAGGAGATCGCCCGCGGGACGTTCGATCGGGAGGAAGCGCCGATCTCCGTTCCGCAGCAAGGGGAACCGGGACTGCGCTTGCTGCGCAGAGTCGGCGTCGTCGACCCCGAGAGCCTGGACGCTTACCGCGCGGCGGGCGGTTATGCGGCCTTGCGCAACGCGTTGGTGCTCGGCTCGGCCGGGGTCATCCGCGAAGTGACCGACTCGGGGCTGATGGGCCGCGGCGGGGCCGCGTTCCCGACCGGCCGGAAATGGGACGCCACCGCCCGGCAACCGGAGCGGACCCGGTACCTGGTCTGCAACGCCGACGAGAGCGAACCGGGCACTTTCAAGGACCGAGTCCTGATCGAGGGTGACCCATTCGCGCTCGTCGAGGCGATGACCATCGCCGCGTTCGCCATCGGGGCGCAAAAGGGTTACGTCTACCTGCGCGGCGAGTACCCGCGAGCCCTGCGGCTGCTGCGCAACGCGATCGACGTCGCCCGCGAACGCGGGTTCCTGGGTGAGAACATCATGGGACGCCACGGTTTCTCGTTCGACATCGAGATCAGGCGGGGCGCGGGCGCCTACATCTGCGGCGAGGAAACGGCGATCTTCAACTCGATCGAGGGGTTCCGCGGCGAGCCGAGAACCAAACCGCCCTTCCCGGTGGAGAAGGGGTTGTTCGGCAAGCCGACGGTGGTGAACAACGTCGAGACCCTGGTCAACGTCCCGCTGATCCTCACCGAGGGCTGCGAGGCCTACCGCCGCATCGGGACCGAGCGTTCGGCCGGGCCGAAGCTGTTCTGCCTGTCCGGCAACGTCCGGCGTCCCGGTGTGTACGAGGTGCCGTTCGGGGCGACGTTGGGCGAACTGCTCGAACTGGCCGGGGGAGTGCCGGAAGGCCGCGAACTCCGGGCCGTCCTGCTCGGTGGCGCGGCGGGCGGTTTCGTCCGGCCCGACGAGCTCGGCCTGCCGCTGACCATGGAGGACGCCCGCGCGGCCGGGACCACACTCGGCTCGGGAGTCGTGCTGGCGCTGGACGACCGGGCCGACCTCGGCGGATTCCTGCTGCGGATCGCCGCGTTCTTCCGTGACGAGTCGTGCGGGCAGTGCGTGCCTTGCCGCATCGGGACCGTGCGGCAGGAGGAGGCACTGCACCGGATCGTCGGCGGCCGGAAGCTCAGCACCGGCGGAGACGATCTCGCGCTGCTGCGCGAAGTCGGCCAGGTGATGCGGGATTCGTCCATCTGCGGACTGGGCCAGACCGCCTGGAACGCCATCGAGTCGGCGATCGACCGGCTCGGCGCGCTGGAGGAGCGAACGTGA